In a genomic window of Streptomyces koelreuteriae:
- a CDS encoding sigma-70 family RNA polymerase sigma factor — protein MEADELLLLVAGGNHQAFEELYGLVSGPVFGLVRRVVRDPAQSEEVAQEVLLELWRSAAKFDPDRGSALSWILTLAHRRAVDRVRSARAAGEREQREAWRAHFPAFDQVTEEVEAGLEREWVRRCLDRLTDLQRQSVTLAYYEGYTYREVAERLSLPLGTVKTRMRDGLTRMRECLGGVA, from the coding sequence GTGGAGGCGGACGAGCTGCTGCTGCTCGTGGCGGGCGGGAACCACCAGGCTTTCGAGGAGCTGTACGGACTGGTGTCCGGCCCGGTGTTCGGCCTGGTACGGCGTGTGGTGCGCGATCCGGCGCAGTCGGAGGAGGTGGCTCAGGAGGTGCTGCTCGAACTGTGGCGGTCCGCCGCGAAGTTCGACCCGGACCGGGGAAGCGCGCTGTCCTGGATCCTCACCCTCGCCCACCGCCGTGCCGTCGACCGGGTGCGCAGCGCCCGCGCGGCGGGGGAGCGCGAGCAGCGCGAGGCCTGGCGCGCCCACTTCCCGGCCTTCGACCAGGTCACCGAGGAGGTGGAGGCGGGACTCGAACGCGAGTGGGTCCGCCGCTGCCTGGACCGTCTCACCGACCTCCAGCGGCAGTCCGTCACCCTCGCCTACTACGAGGGCTACACCTACCGTGAAGTGGCCGAGCGGCTCTCCCTGCCGCTGGGCACCGTCAAGACGCGGATGCGCGACGGGCTGACCCGGATGCGCGAGTGCCTGGGAGGCGTGGCATGA
- a CDS encoding anti-sigma factor has protein sequence MSLFRREDPHSLAAPYALDALEPPERVRFERHMKDCDRCAAEVRDLSEDAVRLAWSTAAPAPAAMRDRVMAAVRTTPQDPVPQEAVREPARARATQLPPHVWGTQPPPRQRTRRRIPLFVPFATATAAAALVVASLFAVQANRTQDELTAERDRSREIAHVLAAPDARASSGRDARGRTIGVIASATEGSAVITLGGYSTPPGGRVHQLWLMRPGAQPRSLGLLKGDTPLVATRLGSSATSLAVTVEPAGGSPQPTTQPIVQLALKSVGFGE, from the coding sequence ATGAGCCTCTTCCGCCGCGAGGACCCGCACTCGCTCGCCGCGCCCTACGCGCTCGACGCCCTGGAACCCCCGGAGCGGGTCCGCTTCGAGAGGCATATGAAGGACTGCGACCGCTGCGCCGCCGAGGTGCGTGACCTGTCCGAGGACGCCGTCCGGCTCGCCTGGTCCACGGCCGCCCCGGCCCCGGCCGCGATGCGCGACCGCGTCATGGCCGCCGTACGGACGACTCCGCAGGACCCGGTGCCCCAGGAGGCGGTGCGCGAGCCCGCACGCGCGCGTGCGACACAGTTGCCGCCGCACGTGTGGGGCACCCAGCCGCCGCCGCGGCAGCGGACGCGGCGCCGGATCCCGCTGTTCGTGCCCTTCGCCACGGCCACCGCCGCCGCGGCCCTCGTGGTCGCCTCGCTGTTCGCCGTCCAGGCGAACCGGACCCAGGACGAACTGACCGCCGAGCGGGACCGGTCACGTGAGATCGCCCACGTTCTGGCCGCTCCGGACGCACGTGCGAGCAGCGGCCGGGACGCGCGGGGCCGAACCATCGGAGTGATCGCTTCCGCGACGGAGGGGAGTGCGGTGATCACCCTCGGCGGATACAGCACCCCGCCGGGCGGCCGAGTGCACCAGTTGTGGCTCATGCGCCCGGGCGCGCAACCACGCTCCCTGGGGCTCCTGAAAGGCGACACGCCCCTGGTCGCGACACGTCTCGGCTCCTCCGCGACGTCACTGGCCGTAACCGTCGAGCCCGCCGGCGGCTCGCCGCAGCCCACCACGCAGCCCATCGTCCAACTCGCCCTGAAATCTGTCGGATTCGGAGAGTAA
- a CDS encoding ABC transporter permease, translated as MSTLAYDGTAMLGRQLRRMRNNPGLLIITQTMPVSMLLFFGYVFGSALAMPGEAYRSFLVPGLLVATAAGGIMTGMFQAAQDTHRGVTNRFRTLPMSRAAVPLGQAAADLVVTAAGTVPFLLVGLAVGWRIEGGPLEAAGAVGLLLLFRFACTWAGIYLGLLTRNEEAAGQLGGATFLLPLLSSAYIPTTGLPGWLRTVAEWNPISAVATALRDLFSPKLSASLEQGGAPIAPVPGGAAWPVAHPVAGSLMWCAVLLGIFVPLAVRQYARGER; from the coding sequence ATGAGCACGCTGGCGTACGACGGGACCGCGATGCTGGGGCGCCAGTTGCGGCGCATGCGGAACAACCCGGGGCTGCTGATCATCACCCAGACGATGCCGGTCAGCATGCTGCTGTTCTTCGGTTATGTCTTCGGCAGCGCGCTGGCGATGCCGGGCGAGGCGTACCGGTCGTTCCTCGTGCCGGGCCTGCTGGTGGCGACCGCCGCGGGCGGCATCATGACCGGCATGTTCCAGGCGGCCCAGGACACCCACCGGGGCGTGACGAACCGCTTCCGCACGCTGCCGATGAGCCGGGCGGCCGTACCGCTCGGACAGGCCGCGGCGGACCTCGTGGTCACAGCCGCCGGGACGGTGCCGTTCCTGCTGGTCGGACTCGCGGTGGGCTGGCGGATCGAGGGCGGCCCGCTCGAAGCGGCGGGGGCCGTCGGACTGTTGCTGCTGTTCCGCTTCGCGTGCACCTGGGCCGGGATCTACCTCGGCCTGCTCACCCGGAACGAGGAGGCGGCCGGTCAGCTCGGCGGGGCGACCTTCCTGCTGCCGCTGCTGTCCAGTGCGTACATCCCGACGACGGGACTGCCCGGGTGGCTGCGGACGGTCGCCGAGTGGAATCCGATCAGCGCGGTCGCGACGGCCCTGCGGGACCTGTTCTCCCCCAAGCTCTCGGCTTCGCTCGAGCAGGGAGGTGCCCCCATCGCGCCGGTGCCCGGCGGAGCGGCCTGGCCGGTGGCCCACCCCGTCGCGGGGTCGCTGATGTGGTGTGCCGTACTGCTCGGGATCTTCGTGCCGTTGGCCGTGCGTCAGTACGCACGCGGGGAGCGATAG
- a CDS encoding ATP-binding cassette domain-containing protein, with the protein MTSTYAVLSEGLEKRFGEVHAVRGLDLAVAEGTVCGVLGPNGAGKTTAVRLLTTLLRPDAGSARVAGHDLVREAAAVRSRIGVTGQDTSIDGDLTGRQNLRLFGRLHRVRGPAGRTAELLDRFGLTEAADRPASTYSGGMRRRLDLAASLIRRPDVLFLDEPTTGLDPASRNLIWDVVRELTAEGTTVLLTTQYLEEADRLADDIALVDRGRVAHTGSPAQLKALVGAHAEVVVTDADVLVRAAEVLDRITGGQPSFDHERGAVGAVSKDPTLTLPRLVRALDTAGVPLLDVSLRPPTLDDVFLRLTETTDEEREAAA; encoded by the coding sequence ATGACTTCTACGTACGCTGTACTTAGTGAGGGTCTGGAGAAGCGATTCGGGGAGGTCCACGCGGTGCGCGGACTGGACCTCGCGGTGGCCGAGGGCACGGTGTGCGGGGTCCTCGGGCCGAACGGGGCGGGCAAGACCACGGCCGTACGGCTGCTGACCACACTGCTGCGGCCGGACGCGGGCTCCGCGCGGGTCGCCGGGCACGACCTCGTCCGCGAGGCCGCCGCCGTACGGAGCCGGATCGGTGTCACCGGGCAGGACACCTCGATCGACGGGGACCTGACCGGACGCCAGAACCTCCGGTTGTTCGGCCGGCTGCACCGGGTGCGCGGCCCGGCCGGCCGGACCGCGGAACTCCTCGACCGCTTCGGGCTGACGGAGGCCGCCGACCGGCCCGCGTCCACCTACTCGGGCGGCATGCGCCGCCGCCTGGACCTGGCGGCGAGCCTGATCCGCCGCCCCGACGTGCTGTTCCTGGACGAGCCGACCACCGGCCTCGACCCGGCCAGCCGCAATCTCATCTGGGACGTGGTGCGCGAGCTGACCGCCGAGGGCACGACCGTGCTCCTCACCACCCAGTACCTGGAGGAGGCCGACCGACTCGCCGACGACATCGCCCTGGTGGACCGGGGCCGGGTCGCGCACACCGGGTCGCCGGCACAGCTCAAGGCGCTCGTCGGGGCGCACGCCGAGGTCGTGGTGACGGACGCGGACGTACTCGTGCGGGCGGCGGAGGTGCTCGACCGGATCACGGGCGGGCAGCCGTCGTTCGACCATGAGCGGGGCGCCGTCGGCGCGGTCAGCAAGGACCCGACCCTCACCCTCCCGCGTCTGGTGCGCGCACTGGACACGGCGGGCGTACCGCTGCTCGACGTGAGCCTGCGGCCACCGACGCTGGACGACGTGTTCCTGCGCCTGACCGAGACCACCGACGAGGAGAGGGAGGCTGCCGCATGA
- a CDS encoding TetR/AcrR family transcriptional regulator, whose product MAGRAAVPEVIWARPERTGRGPKPAFTRAGIAAAAVRIADAEGLDGVSMRHVAAALGCGTMSLYNYVPRKEDLYELMVDAVGAEHEMFEPTGDWRADMLRNAEETRAIMYRHTWVPRLMAGVHGFSPNTLRYLEHCLACLEPLDVPAGTKTELIALLNGIVATYTANDIATVERTRSMPWSEEEENAVRMAYLGSQVATGAYPRLAAAFGEQSGPVDLNAVFRRALERVLDAFDPALR is encoded by the coding sequence ATGGCGGGCCGAGCGGCCGTACCCGAAGTGATCTGGGCGCGCCCCGAGCGCACCGGCCGTGGGCCGAAACCGGCGTTCACGCGCGCCGGTATCGCGGCGGCGGCGGTGCGGATCGCCGACGCGGAGGGGCTCGACGGGGTGTCCATGCGGCATGTCGCCGCGGCGTTGGGCTGCGGCACGATGTCGCTGTACAACTACGTCCCCCGAAAGGAGGACCTGTACGAGCTGATGGTGGACGCCGTCGGCGCCGAGCACGAGATGTTCGAACCCACGGGCGACTGGCGCGCCGACATGCTCCGCAACGCGGAGGAGACGCGGGCCATCATGTACCGCCACACCTGGGTGCCGCGCCTGATGGCCGGGGTGCACGGCTTCAGCCCCAACACCCTGCGCTACCTGGAGCACTGCCTGGCCTGCCTCGAACCGCTCGACGTCCCGGCCGGTACGAAGACGGAGCTGATCGCGCTGCTCAACGGCATCGTGGCGACCTACACCGCGAACGACATCGCGACCGTCGAACGCACCCGCTCCATGCCGTGGTCCGAGGAGGAGGAGAACGCGGTGCGGATGGCCTATCTGGGCAGCCAGGTGGCCACCGGCGCCTATCCGCGACTCGCCGCTGCCTTCGGGGAGCAGAGCGGGCCGGTCGATCTGAACGCGGTGTTCCGGCGGGCGCTCGAACGCGTCCTGGACGCCTTCGATCCCGCCCTGCGGTAG
- a CDS encoding type ISP restriction/modification enzyme, giving the protein MPCVTHDDAPPLADLMPWSVAPPRLGRGWPAAPDAASLKARWDALVKAEGPDRETLFEPTRSRTLHSAVGQLPGRSGGTEKLLRASGPCPEPVRVLRAPFDEQWLIPDQRLIDAARPELWRVADGHQVFVVEAPEALAPPLLVTSLLPLLRPGRVRPLFRRPGGREPNLAPGLLEHLGSRLGAAPAPLDVLAWITATARPDLTVPLTGDADEWARGVELGHRLLWLMRRDGERPKLPGGRRPYVRAPLPARPLTLDYDRDEEALLLGDGRISPVPPEAWDFEADGVRVLEQWFAARVTEAEPGTLAAIRPATWSQTWTSELLELITVLALLAALRPLDDLTVPDPITPAELREAGLLPVPATARRPASVLDGPEEGPEGQLALL; this is encoded by the coding sequence ATGCCCTGCGTGACGCACGACGACGCTCCGCCGCTGGCGGACCTCATGCCGTGGTCCGTCGCACCGCCGCGGCTCGGCCGGGGCTGGCCGGCGGCCCCCGACGCGGCGTCCCTGAAGGCCCGCTGGGACGCCTTGGTGAAGGCCGAGGGACCCGACCGCGAGACCCTGTTCGAGCCGACCCGCTCGCGCACGCTGCACTCGGCGGTCGGCCAGCTGCCCGGCCGGAGCGGCGGCACGGAGAAGCTGCTCCGCGCCTCGGGCCCGTGCCCGGAGCCGGTGCGCGTGCTGCGCGCGCCCTTCGACGAACAGTGGCTGATCCCCGACCAGCGGCTGATCGACGCGGCCCGCCCGGAGCTGTGGCGGGTGGCGGACGGGCATCAGGTCTTCGTGGTGGAGGCGCCCGAGGCCCTCGCCCCTCCCCTCCTCGTCACCTCACTGCTCCCGCTGCTCCGCCCCGGCCGCGTCCGCCCGCTGTTCCGCCGGCCGGGCGGGCGGGAACCGAACCTGGCCCCCGGCCTGCTGGAGCACCTCGGCTCACGCCTGGGCGCCGCCCCCGCCCCACTGGACGTCCTGGCCTGGATCACGGCCACGGCTCGCCCGGATCTCACCGTCCCGCTCACCGGTGACGCCGACGAGTGGGCGCGGGGCGTGGAGCTGGGCCACCGCCTGCTGTGGCTGATGCGCCGCGACGGCGAACGCCCGAAGCTCCCCGGCGGCCGCCGCCCCTACGTCCGCGCCCCGCTGCCCGCGCGACCCCTGACCCTGGACTACGACAGGGACGAGGAGGCCCTGCTGCTGGGCGACGGCCGCATCTCCCCGGTGCCGCCGGAGGCCTGGGACTTCGAGGCGGACGGGGTGCGCGTCCTGGAACAGTGGTTCGCGGCGCGTGTCACCGAGGCCGAGCCGGGCACCCTCGCGGCGATCCGCCCGGCGACCTGGTCGCAGACCTGGACGTCGGAGCTGCTCGAACTGATCACGGTCCTCGCCCTGCTGGCCGCACTGCGCCCCCTGGACGACCTGACGGTCCCCGACCCGATCACGCCGGCCGAACTCCGCGAGGCGGGCCTCCTCCCCGTCCCGGCGACGGCCCGCCGCCCGGCCTCGGTGCTGGACGGCCCCGAGGAGGGCCCGGAGGGCCAGCTCGCGCTGCTCTAG
- a CDS encoding GntR family transcriptional regulator produces the protein MTSFAPDSIVLNRKLPLWYQVSQSLRASILGRSPQDPLRLPTEERLAGHYGVSVLTMRQALKELEDEGLITRHRRRGTFIEPHARRGSPVRLLGSVDAIVAQQSGMTSELLDHGTIPVPGELAEFFPETREVSTYHRLRSDEKTGEPTNHARNYVRPELAARIDLDDLVRWPMTKVLRDVVGVDISRITDTVEARLADPETAKLLQVPLLSPILHYTGITYDTGGRPLDVAVIQYRGDRFSFTVTLDA, from the coding sequence GTGACCTCCTTCGCCCCGGACTCGATCGTCCTGAACCGCAAGCTGCCGCTCTGGTACCAGGTGTCGCAGTCGCTGCGCGCCTCGATCCTCGGCCGCTCGCCCCAGGACCCGCTGCGCCTGCCCACCGAGGAGCGGTTGGCCGGGCACTACGGCGTGAGCGTGCTGACCATGCGGCAGGCGCTGAAGGAGCTGGAGGACGAGGGGCTGATCACCCGCCATCGCCGGCGGGGCACCTTCATCGAGCCGCACGCGCGCCGGGGTTCACCGGTCCGGCTGCTCGGCTCGGTGGACGCGATCGTGGCCCAGCAGTCCGGCATGACGTCCGAACTGCTGGACCACGGCACGATCCCCGTGCCGGGCGAACTCGCCGAGTTCTTCCCGGAGACGCGGGAGGTCTCGACGTACCACCGGCTGCGCAGCGACGAGAAGACGGGCGAGCCGACGAACCATGCGCGGAACTACGTCCGTCCCGAACTGGCCGCGCGCATCGACCTGGACGACCTCGTGCGGTGGCCCATGACCAAGGTGCTGCGGGATGTCGTCGGGGTGGACATCAGCCGCATCACGGACACGGTGGAGGCCCGGCTCGCCGACCCGGAGACCGCGAAGCTGCTCCAAGTGCCGCTGCTCAGCCCGATCCTGCACTACACGGGCATCACGTACGACACCGGCGGCCGGCCGCTGGACGTGGCCGTCATCCAGTACCGGGGCGACCGGTTCTCCTTCACGGTGACCCTGGACGCGTAG
- the hmgA gene encoding homogentisate 1,2-dioxygenase, translated as MGDGGTSRAGVSEREGARKRAEGLTYLSGFGNEHGSEAVPGALPEGRNSPQRAPLGLYAEQLSGTAFTEPRSHNRRSWLYRIRPSAAHPAFTRAHNGSVRTAPFTQTVPDPNRLRWNPLPDPAPETDFLAGLWTLGGNGDATQRTGVAVHLYAANVSMERVFSDADGELLIVPERGGLLLRTEFGLLHVEPGHVALVPRGVRFRVELLDGSARGYVCENYGAPFRLPDLGPIGANGLAHPRDFRAPVAAYEDVEGPVEVVNKFCGNLWTATYDHSPLDVVAWHGNHVPYVYDLRRFNALGTITYDHPDPSIFTVLTSPSDTPGLAGVDFVVFAPRWLVGEDTFRPPYFHRNVMSEYMGLIEGAYDAKAEGFVPGGGSLHNMMSAHGPDRETFDRASAAELRPQKIDDGLAFMFETRWPLTLTPHAARAEHLQQRYDDVWQGLERHFRPLH; from the coding sequence ATGGGCGATGGGGGTACCTCCCGCGCAGGCGTGTCCGAGCGCGAGGGAGCGCGGAAGAGGGCCGAAGGGCTGACCTATCTCTCCGGCTTCGGCAACGAGCACGGCTCCGAGGCCGTCCCGGGCGCGCTGCCCGAGGGCCGCAACTCGCCGCAGCGGGCCCCGCTCGGGCTGTACGCGGAGCAGCTCAGCGGTACGGCCTTCACCGAGCCGCGCTCCCACAACCGCCGCTCCTGGCTGTACCGGATCCGCCCGTCGGCCGCGCACCCGGCGTTCACCCGGGCCCACAACGGCTCGGTCCGCACCGCTCCCTTCACCCAGACCGTGCCCGACCCGAACCGGCTGCGCTGGAACCCCCTTCCCGACCCGGCCCCCGAGACCGACTTCCTGGCCGGCCTGTGGACGCTGGGCGGCAACGGCGACGCCACCCAGCGCACCGGCGTCGCCGTGCACCTCTACGCGGCCAACGTCTCGATGGAGCGGGTGTTCAGCGACGCCGACGGCGAGCTGCTGATCGTCCCGGAGCGCGGCGGGCTGCTGCTGCGCACCGAGTTCGGTCTGCTCCATGTGGAGCCGGGCCATGTCGCGCTCGTCCCCCGTGGGGTCCGCTTCCGTGTGGAGCTGCTGGACGGATCCGCCCGCGGCTATGTGTGCGAGAACTACGGCGCGCCCTTCCGCCTCCCCGACCTGGGCCCGATCGGCGCGAACGGCCTCGCCCATCCCCGGGACTTCCGCGCCCCGGTCGCCGCGTACGAGGACGTCGAGGGCCCGGTGGAGGTGGTGAACAAGTTCTGCGGCAACCTCTGGACGGCCACCTACGACCACTCCCCGCTCGATGTCGTCGCCTGGCACGGCAACCATGTGCCGTACGTCTACGACCTGCGCCGTTTCAACGCGCTCGGCACCATCACCTACGACCACCCGGACCCGTCGATCTTCACGGTGCTGACGTCCCCGTCGGACACCCCGGGGCTGGCCGGGGTCGACTTCGTGGTGTTCGCGCCGCGCTGGCTGGTGGGCGAGGACACCTTCCGGCCGCCGTACTTCCACCGGAACGTGATGAGCGAGTACATGGGCCTGATCGAGGGCGCGTACGACGCGAAGGCGGAGGGCTTCGTGCCGGGCGGCGGTTCGCTGCACAACATGATGTCGGCGCACGGCCCGGACCGGGAGACCTTCGACCGGGCCAGCGCCGCCGAGCTGAGGCCCCAGAAGATCGACGACGGACTGGCGTTCATGTTCGAGACCCGCTGGCCGCTGACCCTCACCCCGCACGCGGCCCGGGCGGAACACCTCCAACAGCGTTACGACGACGTCTGGCAGGGCCTGGAGCGGCACTTCCGTCCCTTGCACTGA
- a CDS encoding TetR/AcrR family transcriptional regulator, whose product MKPVPHATSLRRAPVQRRSAERLTRILDACADLLDEVGYDDLSTRAVAQRAGVPIGSVYRFFGNKRQMADALAQRNLERYSARVTERLRETGGGDWRVAMDAVLDEYLEMKRTAPGFSLVDFGNQIPVGARHSEPNHRVADRLSELLSGYLDREPDEDLRRVFLIAVETADTLVHLAFRVAPDGDPKVIEEMREMLRAYLSRVLD is encoded by the coding sequence ATGAAGCCCGTGCCCCACGCGACATCGCTCCGTCGTGCGCCCGTGCAGCGGCGCAGTGCCGAACGCCTGACCAGGATCCTCGACGCCTGCGCCGACCTCCTCGACGAGGTCGGCTACGACGACCTGAGCACCCGCGCCGTCGCCCAGCGGGCCGGCGTCCCCATCGGCTCGGTCTACCGCTTCTTCGGCAACAAACGCCAGATGGCCGACGCGCTGGCCCAGCGCAACCTCGAGCGGTACTCCGCCCGCGTCACCGAGCGCCTGCGGGAGACGGGCGGCGGGGACTGGCGGGTGGCCATGGACGCCGTGCTCGACGAGTACCTGGAGATGAAGCGCACCGCGCCCGGCTTCTCCCTCGTCGACTTCGGCAACCAGATCCCCGTCGGCGCCCGCCACAGCGAACCCAACCACCGTGTCGCCGACCGCCTCAGCGAACTCCTCTCCGGCTATCTCGACCGTGAGCCCGACGAGGATCTGCGCCGGGTGTTCCTCATCGCCGTCGAGACCGCCGACACACTCGTGCACCTGGCCTTCCGGGTCGCGCCGGACGGAGACCCGAAGGTCATCGAGGAGATGCGGGAGATGCTGCGGGCGTATCTGTCCCGGGTGCTCGACTGA
- a CDS encoding molybdopterin oxidoreductase family protein, with protein sequence MSRTALRICPLCEATCGLTLTIEGTRVTRARGDRDDVFSAGFVCPKGASFGAVDSDPDRLRTPLVRRDGELREATWEEAFDAVAAGIRPVVERYGPNSVGVVLGNPNVHTMAGALYPTLLLAGLGTRSVFTASTVDQMPKHVSSGLLYGDANAIPVPDLDHTDHLLLIGANPLESNGSLCTAPDFPGKLKALKARGGTLVVIDPRRTRTAKLADRHIAVRPGTDALLLAAMAQVLYAEGLVEPTPHVQGVEELADALEEFTPEAVAPACDVDAGLIRTLARELAAAPTAAVYGRIGSCTVPHGTLASWLVDVLNILTGNLDRPGGALFPQAATDRTPRPAGPGRGFALGRWHSRVSRHPEAKGELPLSALAEEIDTATEEGEPVRALVAVAANPVLSAPDGDRLDKALDSLDFMVSVDPYLNETSRHAHVVLPPPPPSQSPHHDFAFNTLAVRNQVRYTRPAVPLEPGRMAETEILARLILAATGMHGTDPAAVDRMVIDQTLGKAVTEPHSPVYDRDPRDLAAQLTGDTGPERRLDMMLRLGPYGDGFGVRPDGLTLEKLLAHPHGIDLGPLASRLPQPLKTRSGLVELLPEPIARDLPRLRAALAERPEGLVLVGRRHLRSNNSWMHNVPALTGGSNRCTLHIHPEDAERLGVEDGAPVRVKGAGGEVTAPAEVTDAVRKGVVSLPHGWGHNRPGTRLGHASTDPGVNVNQLLDGRLLDPLSGNAVLNGVPVACAPAAEKLMPLT encoded by the coding sequence GTGTCCCGCACCGCCCTGCGTATCTGTCCCCTGTGCGAGGCCACCTGCGGCCTGACCCTCACCATCGAGGGGACGCGCGTCACCCGTGCCCGAGGTGACCGCGACGATGTGTTCAGCGCGGGGTTCGTCTGCCCCAAGGGCGCGTCCTTCGGCGCCGTCGACTCCGACCCCGACCGGTTGCGCACCCCGCTGGTGCGCCGGGACGGCGAACTGCGCGAGGCCACCTGGGAGGAGGCCTTCGACGCCGTCGCCGCCGGCATCCGCCCGGTCGTCGAGCGGTACGGCCCGAACTCCGTCGGCGTCGTCCTCGGCAACCCCAATGTGCACACCATGGCCGGGGCCCTGTACCCGACGCTGCTGCTCGCCGGGCTCGGCACTCGCAGCGTCTTCACCGCCTCCACGGTCGACCAGATGCCCAAGCACGTCTCCAGCGGACTGCTCTACGGCGACGCGAACGCCATCCCCGTGCCCGACCTCGACCACACCGACCATCTGCTCCTGATCGGCGCCAACCCGCTGGAGTCCAACGGCAGTCTGTGCACCGCCCCCGACTTCCCGGGCAAGCTCAAGGCGCTCAAGGCCCGTGGCGGCACCCTCGTCGTCATCGACCCGCGGCGCACCCGGACCGCCAAGCTCGCCGACCGGCACATCGCCGTACGGCCCGGCACCGACGCGCTGCTGCTGGCGGCGATGGCCCAGGTGCTCTACGCCGAGGGCCTCGTCGAGCCCACCCCGCACGTCCAGGGCGTCGAGGAACTGGCCGACGCCCTGGAGGAGTTCACCCCCGAGGCCGTCGCCCCGGCCTGTGACGTCGACGCCGGGCTCATCCGCACCCTCGCCCGTGAACTGGCCGCCGCCCCCACCGCCGCCGTGTACGGCCGCATCGGCAGCTGCACCGTCCCGCACGGCACCCTGGCCAGCTGGCTCGTCGACGTCCTGAACATCCTCACCGGCAACCTCGACCGGCCGGGCGGCGCGCTCTTCCCGCAGGCCGCCACCGACAGGACCCCGCGCCCCGCCGGGCCCGGACGGGGCTTCGCCCTCGGGCGCTGGCACTCCCGGGTGAGCCGGCACCCCGAGGCGAAGGGCGAGCTGCCCCTGTCGGCCCTCGCCGAGGAGATCGACACCGCCACCGAGGAGGGCGAGCCGGTGCGCGCGCTCGTCGCCGTCGCCGCCAACCCCGTCCTGTCCGCGCCCGACGGCGACCGGCTCGACAAGGCGCTCGACTCGCTCGACTTCATGGTCAGCGTCGACCCCTACCTCAACGAGACCTCACGCCACGCCCATGTCGTGCTGCCCCCGCCCCCGCCCTCCCAGAGCCCGCACCACGACTTCGCCTTCAACACCCTCGCCGTCCGCAACCAGGTCCGCTACACCCGCCCCGCGGTCCCGCTGGAACCCGGACGGATGGCGGAGACGGAGATCCTGGCCCGGCTGATCCTCGCCGCGACGGGCATGCACGGGACCGACCCCGCCGCCGTCGACCGGATGGTCATCGACCAGACCCTCGGCAAGGCGGTCACGGAACCCCACTCGCCCGTATACGACCGCGACCCCCGCGACCTCGCCGCACAGCTCACCGGCGACACCGGCCCCGAGCGACGGCTGGACATGATGCTGCGCCTCGGCCCCTACGGCGACGGCTTCGGCGTACGACCGGACGGGCTCACCCTGGAGAAGCTGCTCGCGCATCCGCACGGCATCGACCTCGGCCCGCTGGCCTCCCGGCTCCCGCAGCCGCTGAAGACCCGCAGCGGCCTGGTGGAGCTGCTGCCGGAGCCGATCGCGCGGGACCTGCCCCGCCTTCGCGCGGCCCTGGCAGAACGCCCCGAGGGGCTCGTCCTGGTCGGCCGCCGCCATCTGCGCTCCAACAACAGCTGGATGCACAACGTGCCCGCCCTCACCGGCGGCTCCAACCGCTGCACCCTGCACATCCACCCCGAGGACGCCGAACGGCTGGGCGTCGAGGACGGGGCGCCGGTGCGGGTGAAGGGCGCCGGGGGAGAGGTCACCGCACCCGCCGAGGTCACGGACGCCGTCCGCAAGGGCGTGGTGAGCCTCCCGCACGGCTGGGGCCACAACCGGCCCGGCACCCGCCTCGGCCACGCCTCGACCGACCCCGGCGTCAACGTCAACCAGCTCCTCGACGGCCGGCTGCTCGACCCGCTGTCGGGCAACGCGGTCCTCAACGGAGTGCCCGTCGCATGCGCCCCGGCGGCCGAAAAGCTCATGCCCCTGACCTGA